In Pyrus communis chromosome 1, drPyrComm1.1, whole genome shotgun sequence, the following are encoded in one genomic region:
- the LOC137739579 gene encoding cyclin-dependent kinase C-1-like, with the protein MAAAAPGQINTEPLTSLGSRSVDCFKKLEHIGEGTYGQVFTARETRTGEIVALKKIRMDNEKEGFPITAIREIKILKKLHHENVVKLKEIVTSAGPERDELRNQGRERDEQENQGPERDEQENQDSSKSKGGIYMVFEYMDHDLTGLTVRSGQTFTVPQIKCYMKQLLTGLHYCHVNKVLHRDIKGSNLLIDNEGKLKLADFGLAKYYCSNHEGNLTNRVITLWYRPPELLLGATKYGPAVDMWSVGCIFAELLHGKPILQGRNEPDQLNKIFELCGSPDEINWSDVSKLPWYNNLKPTKTMKRCVGEIFGHFDFHALDLLEHLLTLDPNQRWTAKQALNADYFWADPLPCDPKSLPKYESSHEFQTKKRKQQQQQTEDVSKRSKSQHSHKNDCLPPIQHTAQAPPQRQGSHHPMTDSQPPLSAGPSHHHYGKPHGPPGGPSRYPPSGNQSGPYHMNRGDQAGGYSGRPYPTQGHAPPYAGSGTSCPSTRGAPAGYGIGPPNHSQNNQYGVPAADRGVSTRNQQYGRK; encoded by the exons ATGGCTGCAGCGGCACCTGGGCAGATAAACACCGAACCGTTAACTTCGTTGGGTTCTCGAAGCGTCGACTGCTTTAAGAAACTCGAGCACATTGGCGAAGGCACTTATGG TCAAGTGTTCACGGCCAGAGAAACCAGAACTGGGGAAATAGTTGCCTTGAAAAAAATACGCATGGATAATGAAAAAGAAGGG TTCCCTATTACTGCAATCCGGGAAATTAAAATTCTGAAGAAGCTTCATCATGAAAATGTTGTTAAGCTGAAGGAGATTGTAACTTCTGCAG GTCCTGAAAGGGATGAGCTGAGGAATCAGGGTCGTGAAAGGGATGAGCAAGAGAATCAAGGTCCTGAAAGGGATGAGCAAGAGAATCAAG ATAGTAGTAAGTCCAAGGGTGGCATCTATATGGTTTTTGAGTACATGGATCATGATCTGACAGGCCTTACTGTCCGTTCTGGACAGACATTTACTGTTCCCCAAATAAAG TGTTATATGAAGCAGTTATTGACTGGGCTCCATTACTGTCATGTTAATAAAGTACTTCACCGTGACATCAAAG GTTCTAATCTTTTGATAGATAATGAGGGGAAGTTGAAGCTAGCAGACTTTGGGCTTGCAAAGTATTATTGTAGTAACCATGAGGGAAATCTTACAAATCGTGTCATTACTTTGTGGTATAG GCCCCCGGAGTTGCTGCTTGGAGCCACAAAGTATGGTCCAGCTGTTGATATGTGGTCTGTTGGTTGCATCTTTGCTGAACTCCTGCATGGAAAGCCAATTTTACAAGGAAGAAATGAA CCTGACCAACTGAACAAGATATTCGAGCTTTGTGGATCACCTGATGAGATCAACTGGTCAGATGTTTCAAAACTTCCTTGGTATAATAATCTCAAGCCAACAAAAACCATGAAACGATGTGTTGGGGAAATTTTCGGACA TTTTGACTTTCATGCTTTGGATTTACTGGAGCACTTATTAACTCTTGATCCAAATCAG AGATGGACTGCGAAGCAAGCACTGAATGCTGATTATTTCTGGGCTGACCCTTTACCCTGTGATCCAAAGAG CCTGCCTAAGTATGAATCATCACATGAATTCCAAACAAAGAAAaggaagcagcagcagcagcaaactGAAGACGTATCAAAGAGATCAAAGTCACAGCATTCTCATAAGAATGATTGCCTGCCTCCCATTCAACATACCGCGCAAGCTCCTCCACAACGGCAGGGGTCCCATCATCCGATGACTGATAGCCAGCCCCCATTATCTGCTGGACCTAGCCACCACCACTATGGAAAGCCGCACGGTCCTCCTGGAGGCCCAAGCAGGTATCCTCCCAGTGGAAACCAGAGTGGGCCTTACCATATGAATCGTGGAGATCAAGCTGGAGGTTACAGTGGCAGACCATATCCAACGCAAGGACATGCTCCACCATATGCTGGGAGTGGAACGAGTTGTCCTAGCACAAGAGGAGCCCCTGCTGGTTATGGAATTGGCCCTCCAAACCATTCCCAAAACAATCAATATGGAGTTCCTGCTGCTGATAGAGGTGTGAGTACACGAAATCAACAGTATGGTCGGAAGTAG